One Candidatus Woesebacteria bacterium genomic window, CTGGAAAGAAAATTATCAAAGATACAAAAACCTTTTCTGGAAAAATTATGAATATTACAGAAAAAGGGAAGATATTAGAAACTATGTGGAACTGATTCTAAACCTGGTAGCTATCAGTGTCTTTAGCCTTTTTGCTATCAAGCCAACAGTAATTACCATCATTGATTTAAATAAACAAATCAAAGCCAAAGAAGAGACTATCCAAAAGATGAATACTAAAATAAAAAACTTGCAGCAAGCTCAAAATCTCATAGACCAGGAAAGATCTTCCATTGATCTTCTTGATAAAGCAATCCCTAAAGAACCGCAAGCAGAAGAATTCATTCATTCTCTAGGAGGAATCGCAACCTTAAATAATCTAACAATCAAAAACATAGGCACAAAAAGTATCACCATCTTAGGAACATCTCAGGAAGTTAGTAAAAGTAATCTCAATCTGCCAGAGGGAACAAATATGGTTACCTTTTCTGCTTCATTTATAGGAAAATTCACAGATTTAGACGAATTTATCAAAAAACTGGAAAACTTTTTGAGGCCAGTTGATTTTAAGCAACTTTCTATCAATAAGCCACAAGAGAAAGAAGGAGAAAAAACAGAAGATCTAAACTTGGGAATAACCATAGATGCACCCTATTACCAATTAATTAAGACCCAAAGCCAACCAAAGACCGCTAACCAAAGCCAGACAAAAAAAGAAGAAGTTATTCCTGAAAAATAAAAGATGGAAAAAAACAAAAAGACACCCAGCTTAATATCTACATTAATCTTAACTACCATAACCTTGGTTAGTTGGGTGTTCTTTAGTATTTATCGAGCTTTTGTCAAACCACAACCAGTGGTTGTGCCTCCTGAAATCCTTGAACCAATTGATCTCAAACTAGATACCGTCTCTCTAAACAAGCTTAAAGAAAGATTTTATCTTAACGAAGAAGAAGTACCAGAAATTACTCCTCCACCAAAAACGGAGACTCCAAGGCCAACTCTATCACCAACAATCACACCTTCTCCCACGAACGAAGCAGTTCCTACCGCAACCCCCATTAATACCAATCAATAAATTGAGGCTTGAAGAATCAAAAAAGTTTGCTAATCATAATCAAAAAAAGATAAAATGAAGAAATGAGAAAGATTAGAATTCCCACATTAGTCGCAATTTTAATCCTTACTTTGGGATTATCTTTTTCTATAGTTTTAACCCAACAAAAACAATTCTTTCTACCATCGGCAAAGTCTCAAAATATACCCAAAGACGTAAAAATTTCAAATATTACCGACTCCTCTTTCACTATCACCTGGCTTACTCAAGATAAAGCAGATGGATTTGTTGTTTGGGGAAAGAGTAAATCTTTAGGTCAAACCACAAACGAAGAAACAAAAGCTAAAGGTTACACTCATTCTGCAACTATTACCAATCTTGAGCCAGAAACAACATATTACTTCAAAATAAATTCAGGTGGAGATCTTTATGATAATGATGGTTCGCCTTGGGAGACAAAAACCGCTCCCAAACTTTCTTCCAGTGAAACACCAGCTATCCAAAATATCTCAGGTTTTATTGTTAATGCTCTAGGAGCACCTGCCACGTCTGCCTTAGTTTTTGTAAAAGCTGGGGGGTCAAATCTTCTCTCAACTTATACCTCAGAAAACGGAAATTGGATTATACCCCTTAATAAAATAAGAACAAGTGACTTGAATAATTCTTACAAAATCAACGGGCAAGATTTGCTTGAAATCAATGTGCAAGCAGGACCGGAAGGAATAGCCTCAGCTCAAATATATGCTGAGAAAGCAACAGCCACTCCTCTTATCACTCTAGGTCAAACATATGATTTTAGAAATCTGACTACCAATCAAAACGATTCACTCCCCAAGTCAGAGATTCAAGGCCCTCAAGAAACAAACAAACAACCCAAATTTGACATTAGCGGATATAGCACGTCCTCTCCTTCAAGCACCGTCAGTATCGAAAGTATAAAAGAAGGCGAAACAATTAACACCACCTCGCCCGAATTCTTTGGTAAAGGACCTGCCAGTAAGCAGATAACTATTACTGTAGAATCAGAAAATCCACAGACGGGCACTGTCTTAGTTGGCACAAACGGCATCTGGCGATGGAGTCCTCCTTCTGGTCTTACTCCCGGCACCCACAAAATCACTTTGACATATCGTGATGACAATGGAGTTTTAAGAAGCATTGTCAGAACTTTTGTGGTTCAAGCAGCAGAAGCTGGAGAACCCGCCTTTGAGGCTACCCCTTCCGCCAGTCTAACACCTACTCCAACAAGTATAGTAGCAACAGCCACTCCCTCTGCTCAAAAAACTGCCTCTCCTTCCGCCACACCTGCTCAACCAATCTCTGGAGTTAAAGCCCCCACTTTAATTCTCTTTGGAACTGGCTTATTATTATTTGTAGCTAGCGGCTTTCTACTTTTTGCAAACTAAATGCTAAACATAGTGGGCAAAATTACTTTACTCTTCAGACAACAAGGAATTACTACCAGCCCCACCTCTGGAATTGCCGAGCAGTTAAATACCTACATCACGCTTAAGAGTAATGAGGGAGTCACCTACAAGATTGAAGGTATCAAGCCAGCTGTTGGTTCCTCTGGCATCTGGACCGCTAGTTTTTCCCAAGACAGTCAAGGCAGATTTATACCTGCTGGAACATACGACATACTAATCAAGGGAGTCTCCCACCTACAAAAGAAGTTTACCGGCATACAAATAAGTGACAACCAACAGAACAAAATCGATAAAAGCACCAATACCAAAGACGAGCTCAAAGCAGGTGATATCAACAATGACAACTCCATCACCACTGAAGACCTCTCAACCATCCTGAAGTTCTATACCGATTTCAAAGTACCAGTTAACAAAAACGACCTCACGATGACCCAATCAGACATTAACAAAGACGGCTTTATAACTATTGACTATGTAGCGCTTGTGGCATTAAACTGGTCTGATTTTGTTGTAAAAGGAGACGAATAGTTATGAAAAACAAAAGATACCTAGAAATTTTCATTCCAGGGATTTTGGTTATCGGGCTTGCTTCCATAATTATTACCCAAACCCTTAAGATTAAAAATATTGCTACCACGAATCGAGTTACCAAAGAAAATATCCAAGAGGAAAAGGGGGGGGATATATCCCTAAAAGTCATCAAGGAAAATTCAAGAGTAATTGTTCAAATAGCACCAGTAGGAAAGACTGTTAACTTAAGAGCTTTTGCTCTAAAAATAAGTATGGAGACAAAAGGAGGCGTGCCTAAGGTAGGCACTCAAGACTTAACCACCCGAGAAATTCCAAATCACACATCCTGGTCATTCCCTATAAAGAAGTTAGAGACCAACAATGTTGGTTTAACTCTTAGCCTTTCTGGCTTTACTGTAGGTGATCCTCTTTCTCTTGACGGGTCTGTTCCCTTAGTGATTATTAACCTGCCCTCAAGTACGCCAGAGGATCTGTCTATAAAATCTGTTATGGTGGACAATGATTCAACTCGTTTTATTGGCAACTTTTCTGAAATCATTCCATACCAACTTGGTTGGTAGTCAATTGAAAGACAGTTAAAATGCAACCTGAAACAACCGACGACAAGATTATAACCCAGTCTAAAAAAAATAGAAACAAGGCTATATTGATCACCGCTCTTGGGACCCTCCTTCTTGGAGCAGGCCTTGCGGTGGGAATTTTATTAGTCAAACAAAGTCAACAAATAAAAGAAAAGGCTGCTACCCCCACAGGAACTGTCAAGGTCTTCCTTTCTCCTGAGACTAATAGCGTCCAGGTCGGTCAGGTCTTCTCGGTCAATGTTTTACTTGACACAGATAGCAGATACATCTCTGCTCTAACCCTCGATCTTAGCTATCCTTATACGGGAGACACGCCCCCCATCGAAGCTACAGACATACAAGTAAGTTCAAATCTTATTGTTGGCGGCAATTGGAATTTCCCCATCAAAACCATAAACACCGATAACCAGTTAGTACAAATAAGAATCGGGGGGTTAAACAGCTCAAGCCAGGGCTACAAAACCACAGGCGAAGAGACGGTGGCTACTATTAACTTCAAAGCCCAAGCGGCAGGATCAATAAACTTATCCTTCAATCCAACCACCACCAAAGCCACAGATAAAACAACAGGAGAAGATATCCTTTTAACTCCTTCAAGTTATGGCTCTTATACCGCCAGCGGCCAGACAACGACAGCGACTCCTGTGCCAACAGCTACAATAAACAACATGCCAACCACTACAACAAGCGCAACACCACACATTACAACAACCCCAATTCCCATTGCAACTCCGACTCCATCACTAGTCCCAGTCCCCGAATCAGGCATATCTCTGCCTACAGTTATGGGTATTGGGGGAGGAGTCTTACTTCTAGTTATAGCCCTTTCCCTAACACTCTGACCTAACGCCAAGAATCAAACCAGTAGTAAGAATCATCAAGTGATCTTAGAACCGGAAAACCAATTAAATGTGGATAAAAATAAAGAAAGATAACCAAAGAAAAAGCCAAAAAAGGTAAAAAGAGCTTCATATTCTTTCTTAGAATAAAGCCAATAGATATTGCCAAAAAAGGAAGAGAGGGCAAATAATGGTAAAAAAACATAATTCTTGGCGAGACAGCCCAAGGCACAAAAAAGACAAGATAAGAAAAAACAACCCAAGATAACTTCTTGTTTCTTAGGATATAGGCATAATATAACGTCGAAAAAACTGAAAACAAGCCAAACCAAAAAACGAGAGGATTACCAAAAGCATAGATATTGGCTACTTTACCACCGGCAAAGGAATTGGTATAAAGCCACATGGGCCTCAACAAAAGAGGCCAACTCCACCAGCTTGAAGTATAAGGATGAGTAGCTTTAAGTCCTGTGTGATACCACCACATCTGTTTTTGAACACCAATAAAGATATCAAAATTATGCCCTGTCAAAAACATCTGAGTGTAGCTTGCAATGTAGACCAATGGTGGTAAAACCAAAAACCAAAGGTAAGAGGCTTTGAGTTTCTTACCAAAAGCGAAAAACGCTGAAAAAAGAATTGGCACCACCCAAACTGCGCTCCACTTGGAAGAAAGAGCAAGGCCAAAAGCAAGACTTGAAAAAAACAACTTATCTTTCAAAAAAAGATAGATTGCCAAAAGAGAAAAAAAGACAAAATAAATATCATTCATTCCAATTCTACTCATAACAAGAAATAGTCCATCCAGGCTTAAAGCCAAAGCTGAAAATAAAGCCGCTATCTTGTCATCAAAAATTTCTTTGGCAATAAGATAAACCAAAAAAATTGAAAGCGTCCCAAGCAAAGCCGCCGGAGCCCGCCAACCAAAAGAATTCTCACCAAAAACAAACATCCCTAGTTGCATTCCTATCTTTGCTAAAGGCGGATGTGACCATTCATAGGCATAACCTTCAGGATGTGGATTCCACCACTCCCAAGCTTTAGGCTCACCATGCATCATCAAGCGAGCAGTAAAAGCATGATAGACTTCATCAAAATATTCTCTTTGCGGGTTTCCTAGATAAAAAAGCCTGCTTACAAAAGAGAATAGCAAAATAAAAGATATAAAAATATTGATCGTCCTTTTAGAAATTTCAACTTTATTAAAAAGTTTCCTAAAGCCATTTCTTGACCTTGGCATCTTTTTAATCTTTTCAAGCCAAAAAAACAAACTTTCCCTCTTTTTTGAAAAGAGATCTTTAACCCAGAAGATAAAAAGTGATAATTCAAGAAAAATAATTGCTTTAATTAAAAACGGAGAGAAAACTTCTCTGAAATCTTGGGTGATCCAAATAAAAGAATAATAAAGATTAAGGCAGTAAATAAAAGAAAAAAGAACATAAACTAAGAAAAGATTGGAGTAGATTGAAGCTGAGATAAGAAGTGGGGCAAAAACAGGCAAAAGATGTCTCTCATGCATTCTAGGAAAAAAAAGAAAAGACACACCAAATACTAAAGCCAAGATCAAATACTCGCCACCCTTTGTCTTCTTAAACTTCAAAAAAGAAAAGAAGGAAACAAGAAAAAGAATAAGAAAGGCAAACAAAGAAGGAAAGATGTTTAAATCAGGCTTCCAAAAACCAAAAAGTCCCCAAAAGTTGAAAGCGTTAACTGAAGTATAAGGATATTGCCCCAAAGTCTGCTTTATTCTTTCTATTACAAAAACTGAGAATTCATTAAGAGTCTTACCAAACGGTAAGAAAGGCAAAAAACTAATAACAAAAACCGAAAAAGAGGTTAAAACATAAAAAACGAATTTACGAAAAGGAACTTTCTTTTGCCAAAATAGAAACAAAAGTGGAATCACAGTCAGGGCTGCCTGAATCTTGACAGCCGTTCCAATAGAAAGGAAAATAGCCGAAAGATAAAGATCGCGGCTAAAAAAATATAAAGAAAGAAGAGAAAAAAGAATAGTCAAGGAATCAACCTGCCCCCACAAAGAAGAATTGGCAAAAATGGCAGGGTTAAAAACATAAAAAATCAGGGCCCAAAAGGCGATCTTCTCACCTTTAAGACCTCTGATTATTTTGTAAAGCAAAAAACCTGAAATTAAATCGGCTAAAATAGCAGGCAATTTATAAAGAATCTCGTTTGGAAAAAATGGCAAAGCATTTTTAATTTTGCCCAAGATAAAAAGGAAATAAAGATAACCCGGCAGGTAATCAGACCAAGCCTTGTAGAAATCGGGAAAGGGCAAATTAATCAGTCTCTGACTCCAGGCTACAAAAGTATTAAAATCAATCTCCAACGTCCCAAAAAATGACAAACAAAGCCTAAAAAATAAAGCAACAAAAAGAATCATAAAGACTTTACTCCTTGTGATTCTTGACCAAAAATTGGTCAAAAAAGAATAACTGTTAGAACGCGTTTTCATAATAAACAGCCTTGATTATAAACAAAGAAAAACTTAGTTTCCACAAGCAAAGCCTAAAACTATATAATTAACCTGTGAGAACAGAAACTAAAATATCCATTCTTATTTTTCTTGCTTTTTTGTTAATCTATTTTTTATCTTCCTCGGGAAAAATGCCTTACGATTATTTTCTAAGACTGGCTAATGCTTTTCTAAAAGGTAAATATTACCTTGAAGAAAATCCTCCCTGGCTTTCAGAATTAATACCTCAAGGTGAAAATAAATTTTTTGTTGTTCACCCACCAATGCCCGCTGTCCTTCTTGCTCCATTTGTTCTTATCTTTAAAGAAAGATTTGAGCAACAATATTTAGCTCATATTCTGGGGGCTTTAATTCCAGTTGTTGTCTTTAATCTTGCTCTTAAAATTAAAAAGGATTTAAAACTTGCTCTTTGGTCTTCAATTATCTCAGGAGCAGGAAATATAATTTGGTTTCTTTCCTCGGTCGGCTCTTCTTGGTACTTGGGACAAATCACAGCTTGTCTTTTCTTAACCATCTCTATCAAAAATCTCATCTCCACCAAAGACGCCTTGAAAACAGGAGTATTTTTGGGAGCAGCATATCTTTCAAGGGTAAACATTCTTGTTTCTTTGCCATTCTTCCTACTAGGAATGGGGTCAAAAACAAAAAAAGATTACCTCAAGCTCCTCTTAGGTTTTCTTCCCTTTTTTGCTTTTAACAGTTTCTATAACTTTATCCGCTACAACACTATCTTTGATGTTGGCTATGCAAAAATTCCTGGCATATTTGATGAGCCTTGGTACCAAAAGGGCCTTGTTAACATTACCTATATTCCATCTCATCTAAAAATATTTCTTCTAGGACTACCTAAGATCAAGGATTCTTTCCCTTACATAATTCCCACCTGGGCAGGAATGGCAATTTGGCTAACAACTCCAGCTTTTATTTTCTCTTTTTTTGCACCTCTAAAAGAAAAATTAGTAAAACTAGCGTGGCTTTCCATTTTTCTTATTTCCCTTATCATCTTTAGCCACGGCAGTACAGGATTCACTCAATTTGGCTACCGTTTTGCGGTTGATTTTTATCCCTTCCTCTTTTTTCTAACCATAAAGGGGGTCGCAAAAACAAAATTAAAAAAGATACATTGGTTGCTACTTATTATCTCGATTATAGTTAACCTGTGGGGTGTTTTGTGGATCAATAAATTCCAATGGGTAAGTTTCTGAAAAAATATTTCTCTCTAATACCAGCTATTTATCTTGCAATAATTTACCTAAAAACTCTTTTACCTGATGTTGGTTTTTGGGATACTGGGGAATTTCAGACTATTGGTTATACTTTTGATATCTCGCACCCGACAGGCTATCCGCTTTATATTATCTTACTTAAAATATTCACCTCCTTTTTGCCTATCGGCAACATTGCCTATCGAGCCAATCTTCTCTCAGCACTTCTTTCTATTTTCGCCATATATTTTGTCTCAAAAACCATTTTTATTATTACCAAAAATATCGCTCTCTCACTTTTTGTTCCCATTATTCTTGGCACAAACCCCTTCCTTTGGTCAACCTCGACAAGAGCCGATCCACACACGCTTCACTTCTTTTTTGTCTCACTTTTCATCTATATTCAAAGCTTAATAATAATCAAAAAGAAACATAAAATGCTTTACCTTCTATCTCTTGTTTTCGGCCTCTCCCTTACTAATCATCTGCTATCAATTTTTATCTTGCCTACCTTTATCTTAACTTTACTGCTTATTAAAATTCCTCTTAAGAAAAAGGTGATAACTAACGCTTTAGTTTTTATTCCTCTTTTGATTTATCTTATTATTCCAACTATTTATCACTTCAAAGGAGCCTACACCATAGACTACAATCTTAAAAATCCTCACAACTTTGTAAGATATATTTTGGGGCAGGATTTTTCACCTCAGTCAAGCTTCAAAATCAGCAAGGACCTTTTTGTCAATTTAGCTAATGGAGTCAAGCTACTTGAGAAAAATATGGGCCGTTTTTTATTTTTGACCTCAATTTTTGGACTAGTTGTCTTTGTCATCAAAGAAAAACTTGCCTTGGCGCTTCCCCCTCTTTTTCTCTTGAATCTATTCTTTTCAGCAAATTATCAAAACGCGGTAATAGAAAGATATTTCCTAACCAATCTGCTTTTACTTTTTCTCTCAACAGCGTATCTTCTCAACATATTTCTTAGAAATCTAGAACTAATCATTAGAAATAAAACAGGCAAATTCAAATTTACAAATCTCGGACTAAATTTTTTGATCGCCCTTCTATTAATTGCTCCTATCAGAGACAACATTTTGAAAAACTACAAGAACATAAACCAAAGTAAAAACTATCACGCAAGAAACTGGGCTACTTCAACTTTGAACAGTCTTGAACCAAACGCTGTTATCTTCTCATGGTGGAGCTATTCCACTCCACTTTGGTATTTACAAAAGGTTGAAAAGACAAGACCAGATGTTCTTGTTATTAATGATGGCCAGAACAATTGGGAAGAAAAAGCAAAATATTACTTAGGAAAAAGGCCTGTTTATTTTATAGAAAAGATAAAACTCAAAGATGAGAATTTAACACTAATAAACAAAGGGTCTGTTTTTAAACTTGAAGAAAATTAATTTCTCAAAAAACCATCTACCCACTTATAAACCTCTTCAAAATTAACTTCTTTGGGAACAAACACATAAAGATTGTCATATTTTGAGGATTTCAAAGGGACAATAAACAAATCCTTGGGTAAGACCTCGTTTTTGATATTGCTCCTTGCTGCCAAGAACTGTCTAGATAAGGCTACCATTGTCCTTGTGTCAATATCAGTCTCAACATACTTAAAAACCAAATTGGCAAGGTTCTTTACCTTATCAAAAGAAGACCAAAATTCCCTTTTTTGAAGCGAGTTGATAATTGCTTTTATCACCAACTGCTGCCTTTTTGCTCGAGCAAGATCATTCCCCTCATCGCCTTGGGCTTTACGAGAGCGAACAAACTTTAAAGCAGTCTCACCATCCATCTTTTGCCACCCTTTTTCAAATCGAACTGTTTCATAACGGCACTTAAAAAGCGGGTCGCCATTACAATTATCATTTTCTCGACCTGCTATCGGATACCATTCGTCAACAAAAGGCTCTTCAACATAAACATCAATACCGCCCAAGCTATCAATAACCTCTTTAAACAAAGAAAAATCAACCACCAAAGCGTAATGAACAGGCTCACCTGTTACTTCTTCAACCACCGCTTTTGATAAGACCAATCCTCCTCCCACCTCTTTTTTATTGCCCCAATAATAGACACTATTTAATTTAGCCCTTAAAGGCTCGATCCAGATGTCACGAGGTAAGGAAATTAAATAAATTCCAGGTTTTTGTTCTTTATCTTTCAATTTTAAAGAAACAAAAATCATAGTATCTGTCAAGTCAGGTGCTTCATGCCCCGCCCCTCCTTTACCCAAGATTAAAAAGTTAACTCTTGTGCCAGTTGATCTAAAATCAGAAGTTGAAGAAAAAGCAAAAGCACGAAATAGATCAAGGTAATAATGAACTCTTGTATTTTGGATAAGCTTTATAAGACCAAAGACCAAGATAAAAAACAAAACCAAAATGGAAGAAAAAATGACCCCTCTTACAAACCAGACATTTTTAAAAATTTTCCTTCTGATTTTTAAAACACTAGCTCTTAACTTCAAAATCCGCCTTGATATTTTTTTTTCCTTTGCCATACTAACTAAAGTAGTTTAAACCATAAAACAATGACAAACAACCTGCTTGAAGGATTAAACAAAGAACAAAAGGAGGCGGTAACCTACGACGGATCTTCTCTTTTGGTTTTAGCAGGAGCAGGAAGCGGCAAAACCAAAGTCTTGACCTATAGAGCTGCTTGGCTGATTGAAACTCAAAAAGCAAACCCTGAAAACATACTCCTCTTGACATTTACCAATAAAGCAGCCGGTGAAATGAGGCAAAGGATAGCCTTTTTAACCAAAAACAAACCTGCTTTCGCTGGGACTTTCCATTCTTTCTGTGCCAAATTGTTAAGAATAGACGGAAATTATATTGGCGTGTCTCGTGATTTTGTTATTTATGATGAAGAGGATAGCAAAGATTTAATCAAAGAAATCACAGAGTCAAGAAATTTATCACCTGATTTTTATAAACCCAAAATCATTCTTGGCGAAATATCAGAACTCAAAAATAATTTGATTACACCTGATGATTACTTTCAAATTGCCCATGGCGAGTGGCAAGAAAATATCAGTCTCGTCTATCAAACCTATCAGAAAAAACTTAAAAAAGCAGGCGCTTTAGATTTTGACGATCTTCTTGTTTACGCTTTAAACCTCCTTAAAGAAAATCAAAAAATCAAAGAAAAATGGCAGGAAAAACTAAAATTTGTTTTGGTTGATGAATGGCAAGACACCAACAAAGTCCAATATCTTTTGACCAAAAACCTGGTTGAAATTCACAAAAATATAACCGCGGTTGGTGATGCTTCACAATCAATTTACTCTTGGCGCGGTGCTGATTTCAGAAACATTAACTACCTTATACGCGACTTTCCTCAAATCAAGATTATTAATCTCGAGCAAAATTACCGCTCAACTCAAAATATACTTGATGCCGCAAACTCAATAATCGCCAAAAATTCATCACACCCCATACTTCGGCTTTGGACCAAAAACCAAAAAGGAGAAAAAATAACGCTTTATTTTGCTTCAAGCGGTAAAGATGAAGCAAACTTCGTAGCTGAAAAAGTAAAAGAGCTTCTTGAAAAGAAAGAAAACAAAAAGAAAGATATTGCTGTACTTTATCGCACCAACGCCCAATCAAGAACCATTGAAGAAGCTTTCTTAAACCAGGGTATAGCTTACCGTCTGGTTGGAGGGATTAGATTTTATGGCAGAGCAGAAATTAAAGATATCGTCTCTTTCTTAAGACTTATTGCAAATCCAAAGGATTCTGTCTCCAAAAAAAGAATACTAAAACTTGGCAAAAGACGTTTTGAAAAATTTATCTCACTAAAAGAAGAAATAAAAGACAAAACCGAAAATTTGTCCACCCTTGAAATAATGGATCTGGTTATTGAAAAAACGGATTACCTTAAACGCTTCCAGAAAGAAAGTGAAGAAAATATAGCCAAGCTTGAAAATATCAAAGAATTAAGGTCGGTGGCTCGCGAGTTTACTAGCTTATCTGATTTCTTGGAAAATGTAGCTTTAATTGAGGCTGAACAAGAAAAAGGTGGCAAAATAAAAAGCCAAGACGAGAACCAAGATATGGTTACTTTAATGACTCTTCATGCTTCAAAAGGCCTTGAGTTTAAAATCGTCTTTATTGTTGGCATGGAGGAAGGCATTTTCCCTCACTCAAGAAGCCTTGATGATATAAACCAGCTTGAGGAAGAAAGAAGACTTGCTTATGTTGGCATAACTCGTGCTAAAGAAATGCTTTTTCTCTCGTGCGCTGTCAAGAGGCTTTTCTTTGGCGAAAACATATCAAACCCCCCATCTCGCTTTTTAGAAGACATACCAGAAGACTTGATAAATAAAATAGAAAATAATTTGGAAGAAATTTCAAAAAAAGACCTCAAAGAAAAAATAGACGATTTCTATTCCTTCGAGAGTATAATTAAGAAATACCTCTAATATGACAAAAAAGGATGCACAGAATTTTAATCTTAAAGTAGATCATCCTCTTCAAAGCTGGGAATGGGGAGAGTTTAGAAAAGAATGGGGAAATAAAGTTGTAAGAAAAGAAAACTACCAGATAATCTTTAGTAAAATTCCCAAGACCAGCTTTACAATTGGGACTTTAATTCGTGGCGGGATGCCAAGTGCAAGCGTGCTTAGTGATATAAAGAAAATTGCAAGAGAAAATAAAGCTATTTTTATAAAACTTGAGCCAAATATTACCTATGAAGAAAAAGAAAAAGCAAAAAAAGCAGAATCAATACTCAAAAAAGAAGGTTGCGTCAATGGAAAACGCCTTTTTACACCCGAATCTTTTTGGATAGATTTGACAAAAAGCGAGGAAGAGCTCTTTTCATCATTTCACCCAAAAACAAGATATAACATCCGTTATGCCCAAAGAAAGGGTGTAACAGTTGAAGAAGACAACTCAGACGCTGCTTTTGAAAAATATCTCAAACTTACCTTTGAAACAGCTAAAAGACAAAATTTTTATGCCCACACTCCGCTTTATCACAAACTTATGTGGAGACATCTTTATCTTTTACCCAAAAAAGAAGGGAGAGAGCCTGTTGCTCATTTACTTGTTGCCAAATACAGAAAAAAAATAATCGTAGCCTGGATTGTTTTTGCCTTCAAAGACTTTCTTTACTACCCTTACGGCGCTTCAGATTACAGATATCACAAACTAATGGCAAGCAATTTAATGATGTGGGAAGCAATTAGATTTGGAAAAAAGTTAGGTCTTAAAACCTTTGACCTCTGGGGCAAAGAAGAAGGCAAAGGCTTCACTCGCTTTAAAGAAGGTTATAACCC contains:
- a CDS encoding Dolichyl-phosphate-mannose-protein mannosyltransferase family protein, whose translation is MKTRSNSYSFLTNFWSRITRSKVFMILFVALFFRLCLSFFGTLEIDFNTFVAWSQRLINLPFPDFYKAWSDYLPGYLYFLFILGKIKNALPFFPNEILYKLPAILADLISGFLLYKIIRGLKGEKIAFWALIFYVFNPAIFANSSLWGQVDSLTILFSLLSLYFFSRDLYLSAIFLSIGTAVKIQAALTVIPLLFLFWQKKVPFRKFVFYVLTSFSVFVISFLPFLPFGKTLNEFSVFVIERIKQTLGQYPYTSVNAFNFWGLFGFWKPDLNIFPSLFAFLILFLVSFFSFLKFKKTKGGEYLILALVFGVSFLFFPRMHERHLLPVFAPLLISASIYSNLFLVYVLFSFIYCLNLYYSFIWITQDFREVFSPFLIKAIIFLELSLFIFWVKDLFSKKRESLFFWLEKIKKMPRSRNGFRKLFNKVEISKRTINIFISFILLFSFVSRLFYLGNPQREYFDEVYHAFTARLMMHGEPKAWEWWNPHPEGYAYEWSHPPLAKIGMQLGMFVFGENSFGWRAPAALLGTLSIFLVYLIAKEIFDDKIAALFSALALSLDGLFLVMSRIGMNDIYFVFFSLLAIYLFLKDKLFFSSLAFGLALSSKWSAVWVVPILFSAFFAFGKKLKASYLWFLVLPPLVYIASYTQMFLTGHNFDIFIGVQKQMWWYHTGLKATHPYTSSWWSWPLLLRPMWLYTNSFAGGKVANIYAFGNPLVFWFGLFSVFSTLYYAYILRNKKLSWVVFSYLVFFVPWAVSPRIMFFYHYLPSLPFLAISIGFILRKNMKLFLPFLAFSLVIFLYFYPHLIGFPVLRSLDDSYYWFDSWR
- a CDS encoding membrane protein, putative, which produces MGKFLKKYFSLIPAIYLAIIYLKTLLPDVGFWDTGEFQTIGYTFDISHPTGYPLYIILLKIFTSFLPIGNIAYRANLLSALLSIFAIYFVSKTIFIITKNIALSLFVPIILGTNPFLWSTSTRADPHTLHFFFVSLFIYIQSLIIIKKKHKMLYLLSLVFGLSLTNHLLSIFILPTFILTLLLIKIPLKKKVITNALVFIPLLIYLIIPTIYHFKGAYTIDYNLKNPHNFVRYILGQDFSPQSSFKISKDLFVNLANGVKLLEKNMGRFLFLTSIFGLVVFVIKEKLALALPPLFLLNLFFSANYQNAVIERYFLTNLLLLFLSTAYLLNIFLRNLELIIRNKTGKFKFTNLGLNFLIALLLIAPIRDNILKNYKNINQSKNYHARNWATSTLNSLEPNAVIFSWWSYSTPLWYLQKVEKTRPDVLVINDGQNNWEEKAKYYLGKRPVYFIEKIKLKDENLTLINKGSVFKLEEN
- a CDS encoding ATP-dependent DNA helicase UvrD/PcrA — its product is MTNNLLEGLNKEQKEAVTYDGSSLLVLAGAGSGKTKVLTYRAAWLIETQKANPENILLLTFTNKAAGEMRQRIAFLTKNKPAFAGTFHSFCAKLLRIDGNYIGVSRDFVIYDEEDSKDLIKEITESRNLSPDFYKPKIILGEISELKNNLITPDDYFQIAHGEWQENISLVYQTYQKKLKKAGALDFDDLLVYALNLLKENQKIKEKWQEKLKFVLVDEWQDTNKVQYLLTKNLVEIHKNITAVGDASQSIYSWRGADFRNINYLIRDFPQIKIINLEQNYRSTQNILDAANSIIAKNSSHPILRLWTKNQKGEKITLYFASSGKDEANFVAEKVKELLEKKENKKKDIAVLYRTNAQSRTIEEAFLNQGIAYRLVGGIRFYGRAEIKDIVSFLRLIANPKDSVSKKRILKLGKRRFEKFISLKEEIKDKTENLSTLEIMDLVIEKTDYLKRFQKESEENIAKLENIKELRSVAREFTSLSDFLENVALIEAEQEKGGKIKSQDENQDMVTLMTLHASKGLEFKIVFIVGMEEGIFPHSRSLDDINQLEEERRLAYVGITRAKEMLFLSCAVKRLFFGENISNPPSRFLEDIPEDLINKIENNLEEISKKDLKEKIDDFYSFESIIKKYL
- a CDS encoding cell envelope-related transcriptional attenuator; the protein is MAKEKKISRRILKLRASVLKIRRKIFKNVWFVRGVIFSSILVLFFILVFGLIKLIQNTRVHYYLDLFRAFAFSSTSDFRSTGTRVNFLILGKGGAGHEAPDLTDTMIFVSLKLKDKEQKPGIYLISLPRDIWIEPLRAKLNSVYYWGNKKEVGGGLVLSKAVVEEVTGEPVHYALVVDFSLFKEVIDSLGGIDVYVEEPFVDEWYPIAGRENDNCNGDPLFKCRYETVRFEKGWQKMDGETALKFVRSRKAQGDEGNDLARAKRQQLVIKAIINSLQKREFWSSFDKVKNLANLVFKYVETDIDTRTMVALSRQFLAARSNIKNEVLPKDLFIVPLKSSKYDNLYVFVPKEVNFEEVYKWVDGFLRN